The Bos indicus x Bos taurus breed Angus x Brahman F1 hybrid chromosome 9, Bos_hybrid_MaternalHap_v2.0, whole genome shotgun sequence genomic sequence cccaaggatgggcatgataatggacagaaatggtaaggacctaacagaagcagaagatattaagaagaggtggcaagaatacacagaataactatatataaaaggtcttaatgactcgcattaaccacgatggtgtggtcagtcacctagagctagacatcctgcagtgagaagtcaactgggccttaggaagcattacaaggaacaaagctagtggaggcaatggaattccagctgagctattttaaatccttaaatctgatgctgtgaatgtgctgcactcaatatgccagcaaatttggaaaacttagcagtggccacaggactggaaaaggtcagttttcaaaccAATTCCAAAAAatggcaatgccagagaatgttcaccCAAGAATTGTACTACCATATAATTGTGTTCATTtaacatgctagtaaggttatgctcaaaatccttcaagctaggcttcaacagtgaaccgagaacttctggATATaaaaactgggtttagaaaaggcagaagaaccagagatcaaattgccaaaattttttggatcacagagaaagcaaggagagtccagaaaaatatctacttctccttcattgatttcatgaaagcctttgactgtatggttcaacaaattgtgggaaattattcaagagatggtaataccttatcaccttacctgtctcctgaaaaacctgtgtgcaggacaagaagcaacagttagaaccggacatggaacaaaggactggttcaaaattgggaaagcagaaagacaaagctgtatattgttactctgcttattaaacttataatCAGAGTACATCTGAATGTCCTGGCATGTGTACATCTGGCATATGTAAACCtgacatgtgaaatgccagaatgGATGAAttgcaaactggaatcaagattgccaagaaaaatgtcaataacctcagatatgcaataataccactctaatggcagaaagtaaagaggaactacagagcctgtgaatgagggtgaaagagaagagtgaaaagctggcttacaactcagcattcagaaaactaaaatcatggcatctggttccatcacttcatggcaaatagaataggaaaaaagccgaagcagtgacagattttatttctggcGGCGGGGGTCGGAGggggcggggctccaaaatcactgctgacagtaactgcagccatgaaattaaaagacgcttgctccttggaaggaaagctatgataaacctagacagcataataaaaagcaaagacatcattttgctgacaaaggttcatagggtcaaagctatggttttccagtagtcgtgtatggatgtgacagttggaccataaagaaggttgagcaccaaagaactgatgctttcaaatcgtggtgctggagaagactcttgagagttccttggacagcaaggagattaaaccagtcaatcctaaaggaaatcaaccctgaatattcattggaaggaactgatgtcaaagctgaagcaccaatactctggtcacttgatgtgaagtgaaagtcgctcagtcgtctctgactctttgcaacctcatggactatagagtcaaggaattctctaggtcagaatactggagtgggtagactttcccttcttcaggggatcttcccaaaccagggatcgaacccagatctcccacattgcaggcagattcttatccagcTGAGCCACACCTGATGACAAGAGCCAATTCATCAGAAAAAACCCGGATGCTAGGagagattaagggcaggaggagaagggggtgacagagacagaggatgagatggttagatagcatcatagactcaatgaacatgaatttgagcaaactctggaagatagtgaaggacagaaaagactggtatgctgcagtccatggggttgcgacaaatcaaacatgacttagtgactgagcaacaacaaagattGTATTTTTGAAAGCAGTAAATCAAAATAAGTTGATGATTTTCACTGTCAGAACTAAAGAGTTGAGGGTAAACTAATGCTAAGCAGTCTAGGGTGCCTTTAAATCATTTGTTTCATCTTTAACCATCAAGTAAAGATGGGAGAGAGTTTCTCACAAGTACATTAAATCAGAAATAATACACAATCTCAGGAAAGGTTTACCAATTTAAAGCATTTGTTAAATAATAGTCAGAAATGATAACCCTAATATATGATTGATTTacattaaatgagaaattagagaaataaacaaggatattttgatatatattcatCCCTGTCCAATGATATGATGCTCTGATTTTTCAAACTTGATATCTGATTGCTACAAAGTAAAATTAGAATAGAatcaagaaatttattttaaaaattatttaaaaatacagaaatatacatTCTCTAGTCTTGGTACCAAAAACAAGTCTCCATGTCTGAAAAGTTGACCGGCTTCTATACAATGTGAATTGCTTAACTTGTTCAGTTTCAAATTTGTGGgttatataaaatgcatttatcaGCCTCTGTCATCTTTTTATATCCTTCATTTCAGTTCTGTATTTTTTAGAACATATCTGTAATTTGAGCTTTCATGTATATCATTGAAAATCCTTATAACTAATCTTTGGAGCACTGcaaaagtgaacaaaacagaaagctaaTTTGACATAAAGTACAATAAAAAATGACAATGTTAAAAACTCGTGCGTGCTCTAAACATATGTTAATCGGCAAAATTTATAAAGTCAGCCAAAATTTTATGAGCAGACAATCACCAGGAAATAGCCCACTCAACAAATGAATGCTATTTATAACATCAATTACCTTTCCCAGGGCAAATAATTCGACAGATATTATAGTCAATACTTTTATCTCTGGGTTTATTTTACCTGACTCTGAGATCATATTTCTGGACTCACAAATCTGAACACCTGACAAGGCAGAGTCACTACTTTGCCCTCCCTGAGCCAGAATATCTCTAAGTATTCCCCAGCTACATTTACACTgtaatagtaatttaaaaaacgtttcaaaggaataaagagaaactataaccagggattaaactatTATAAAGTAATAAAAGGGAGGATTTAGAATAACAAAACATTGCAGTTTCTGTCTatacattcttttacattttctcaaGAATGTTACAAGGAAGGGATTAATAACTAGAGATGTACAGTGAAGATCAGAGACAAGTAGCAACCCAAGATCAATGTTAAAATGTTACGTTTCTGGCTCTAAGGTCATGCTGTTTCCATAACAACCAGGTTTTTATGTTATATTGACCAAAGAATGATGAAACTGAATTTAAGTCTTCAGGTCATAATTTATTATGAagcataatttattcttttactttataaGATCTTGCATGTATATGATTACATTTTCTACCCAATGATGTGTTTACTGTGAATCTATATTCAATTCCTCCATCTAAAATGTGGGCTTacccagaaaataaatttactgtTGAGGAATTCTCTCTCAAGACTTTGCCTGTGACAATGAGTTTGATGGCTTTTCGAAACCAAGGATAAAAGAAAGCATAAATCAAGGGGTTCATAGCTGAGTTATAATAAGCAATCCAAACCAATATTTCATAAACATATGTGGGAGTGATGAAACCTAGGAAGGCATCAATGATGGAATCCAGGAAGTAAGGCAGCCAGGAGACCAGAAACGCTAGCACTGCAATGCCCAGTGTTCTCGctgcctttctctccctcttggcCACTCTGTCTTGGTAGCTGTTTGAGCATCGCCCAGTCTTACTCCTCAGATTCTCAATTTTTCTAGCCTGCTGTTTAGCAATGAGGAAAATTTTGGAGTAAAGAACTATCATCACAAGGGTGGggatgaaaaataatagaaaattcacCAATACCCAACTCTGATTCACTGCGATTTGACAGCCTCCCACACAGGTGAGAGCACTTACTAGATCCTCCAGTCCAGCTGCATTCGCTCCTGTGCCAAGAAGGGAAAAAGTATAAATAATGGGAAAGAGCCAAGAGAAGACAATACACATGCCAGAAACAGACACAGTGAACTTTGTTGGATAGACCAGGGGGTCAGTGACGGCAATGTACCTGTCCAGAGAGATAAAGCACAAGTGGTAGATGGAAGCGTAACAGAATGACCCATTAAAACAAGAGTGGAGTTGACAGTAACTCTCCCCAAAGTACCAGCAGCTCTCCACGGACCTCACTGTGCTGAAGGGCATCACAGTCACTCCCACCAAGAAGTCTGCACAGGCCAGGGAGGTGATCAAGAAATTGGCTGGAGAATGCAGCTGCTTGAAGTGGAGAATGGAAATCATTACCAAGaggt encodes the following:
- the LOC113898736 gene encoding trace amine-associated receptor 7a-like, coding for MSSVSPSAAVVQLCYEHLNGSCVKTPYSPGPRLILYTVFIFGAVLTVFGNLLVMISILHFKQLHSPANFLITSLACADFLVGVTVMPFSTVRSVESCWYFGESYCQLHSCFNGSFCYASIYHLCFISLDRYIAVTDPLVYPTKFTVSVSGMCIVFSWLFPIIYTFSLLGTGANAAGLEDLVSALTCVGGCQIAVNQSWVLVNFLLFFIPTLVMIVLYSKIFLIAKQQARKIENLRSKTGRCSNSYQDRVAKRERKAARTLGIAVLAFLVSWLPYFLDSIIDAFLGFITPTYVYEILVWIAYYNSAMNPLIYAFFYPWFRKAIKLIVTGKVLRENSSTVNLFSG